The following are encoded in a window of Maylandia zebra isolate NMK-2024a linkage group LG5, Mzebra_GT3a, whole genome shotgun sequence genomic DNA:
- the LOC101478751 gene encoding glycerol-3-phosphate dehydrogenase [NAD(+)], cytoplasmic produces the protein MMATQKKVCVIGSGNWGSAIAKIVGANAAKYDKFDTTVNMWVFEETVNGRKLTEIINTDHENVKYLPGHKLPPNVLAVPDLAESVKGADILIFVVPHQFIVRVCDTIKDHIKKDAIGMSLIKGVDASPEGLKLISEVIRGKLGITMTVLMGANIANEVADEKFCETTIGCKDKEHGLLLKELMHTTNFRVTVVEESDVVEICGALKNIVAVGAGFCDGLGFGDNTKAAVIRLGLMEMISFAKVFCTNCPVSPATFLESCGIADLITTCYGGRNRKIGEAFAKTGKTIEQLENELLNGQKLQGPATATEVHQVLKQKNMVEKFPLFTAVYQICFNGHPVSEFIKCLQNHPEHI, from the exons ATGATGGCAACACAGAAGAAGGTCTGTGTGATTGGCTCTGGTAACTG GGGCTCTGCCATTGCCAAGATTGTGGGAGCCAATGCAGCCAAGTATGACAAGTTTGACACCACAGTGAACATGTGGGTGTTTGAGGAGACGGTGAACGGTCGCAAGCTCACAGAAATCATCAACACAGACcatgaaaatgtgaaatatcTGCCCGGTCACAAGTTGCCTCCCAATGTG CTGGCTGTTCCAGACTTGGCTGAGTCTGTGAAAGGAGCTGACATCCTGATCTTCGTGGTCCCTCACCAGTTTATTGTGCGAGTGTGTGACACCATCAAAGATCACATAAAAAAGGATGCGATAGGAATGTCTCTTATCAAG GGTGTCGATGCCAGTCCAGAAGGTCTGAAGCTGATCTCAGAGGTTATCCGAGGGAAACTGGGCATCACAATGACAGTCCTCATGGGTGCAAACATTGCCAATGAGGTCGCTGATGAGAAGTTCTGTGAAACAACCATTG GGTGCAAGGACAAAGAACATGGGTTGTTGCTGAAGGAGCTGATGCATACCACCAACTTCCGCGTGACTGTGGTGGAGGAGTCTGATGTTGTTGAGATCTGTGGCGCACTCAAG AACATCGTGGCAGTAGGAGCAGGCTTCTGTGATGGCCTGGGATTTGGAGACAACACCAAGGCAGCAGTGATTCGTCTCGGCCTGATGGAGATGATCTCCTTTGCCAAGGTTTTCTGCACTAACTGCCCCGTCTCACCTGCCACCTTCCTGGAGAGCTGTGGCATCGCCGACCTCATCACAACCTGCTATGGTGGACGCAACCGAAAGATTGGAGAGGCATTTGCCAAAACGGGCAAA ACCATCGAGCAGTTGGAGAACGAGCTGCTGAATGGTCAGAAGCTTCAGGGCCCAGCAACAGCAACTGAGGTCCACCAGGTcttgaaacagaaaaacatggtgGAGAA